In Candidatus Methylomirabilota bacterium, a genomic segment contains:
- a CDS encoding DUF3883 domain-containing protein, with protein MFDKQLVSVASKVRTPERTKLMGPGHPLFDTLIEWAIREARQAFAKGATLVDPNIAKPQRVWLVRSTIEDGRRQWRQDRRKPPAHKRLAIVVHDHMGLRTTSPSYLLNCTAPEAAIPVPDVVSKSAEEIQAWAYEQITERQLDQVTTIRTEECDLRREYLNTAFTDLILDLQGELNDLQQALLYGDDDAQERERLQRRVEDLKARKVERLKELELMMKLTANLPDLLTEAVIAPVPVATVESEEEAPAKGFPMRRDDEVEAIAMDVAMRYERSRGWTPTDVSRDGEHYDVRSEGPGGEKRFIEVKGRAQSGAIILTGPELDKLGQLGERAWLYVITFCKGERPRLRIIQDPISKLTPEMLYRQIQYLIEENDWAGQGVEVAPDGWSE; from the coding sequence GTGTTCGACAAGCAGCTCGTGAGCGTCGCGAGCAAAGTGCGTACCCCTGAGCGCACGAAGCTCATGGGACCCGGGCACCCGCTGTTCGATACCCTAATCGAGTGGGCGATTCGTGAGGCGCGTCAAGCCTTTGCCAAAGGGGCAACCCTCGTGGACCCCAATATCGCCAAGCCACAGCGAGTCTGGCTCGTCCGTTCAACAATTGAGGATGGACGTCGGCAATGGCGTCAGGATCGTCGTAAGCCACCGGCCCATAAGCGGCTGGCCATAGTGGTTCACGACCATATGGGTCTTCGCACAACCTCACCGTCGTACTTGCTCAACTGTACGGCTCCGGAGGCTGCCATCCCGGTTCCCGATGTGGTATCGAAGTCCGCCGAGGAGATTCAGGCATGGGCCTACGAGCAGATCACCGAGCGGCAGCTCGACCAGGTGACAACTATCCGCACTGAGGAGTGCGACCTGCGCCGGGAATACCTGAACACGGCCTTTACGGATCTTATCCTCGACCTGCAGGGAGAACTGAACGACCTTCAGCAGGCACTACTGTACGGCGACGATGATGCTCAGGAACGTGAGCGACTTCAACGGCGAGTTGAAGATCTGAAGGCTCGGAAGGTGGAACGGCTCAAGGAGTTGGAGCTTATGATGAAGTTGACCGCCAACCTCCCCGATCTTCTGACGGAGGCTGTGATCGCCCCGGTTCCTGTGGCGACGGTGGAAAGCGAGGAGGAGGCGCCGGCGAAAGGCTTCCCGATGCGCCGCGACGACGAAGTCGAGGCCATCGCGATGGATGTGGCTATGCGCTACGAGCGCAGTCGTGGATGGACGCCCACAGACGTGAGCCGGGATGGAGAGCACTACGACGTTCGATCCGAGGGGCCGGGTGGCGAGAAACGGTTCATCGAGGTCAAAGGCCGAGCCCAGTCGGGCGCTATCATCCTGACGGGTCCAGAATTGGACAAGTTGGGTCAGCTCGGCGAGCGGGCTTGGCTCTACGTCATTACCTTCTGCAAGGGTGAGCGGCCGCGGTTACGGATTATCCAAGACCCAATTTCGAAGCTCACCCCGGAGATGCTGTACCGACAGATCCAGTACCTCATTGAAGAGAACGACTGGGCGGGACAGGGGGTTGAAGTCGCACCGGACGGATGGTCGGAATGA
- a CDS encoding DEAD/DEAH box helicase, which yields MDKDFAPGDVVAGLDASELVEIQRVAPFGGKTLLEGVGLQSRRLVKRPLATEELAALVKVRGGQHTFNGDARLFLLGAEAERIRIAHQFDPLFAVNSSIVDPLPHQVEAVYRYLLPLPRIRFLLADDTGAGKTIMTGLLIKELLFRGVLQKVLIIVPGGLTKQWKEEELQEKFGLYARLVNRASFEAEPGQFSRYEDGIFVTSIDFLARNEGCLKAASETQWDLVVVDEAHKLSAYEYGTKLEESERYKAVKALTHKTDHLLFLTATPHRGRKDTFRRLLLLLDEDLFQKDEHVADRVREQAAPYGASGEADFDTERPISKARNRFFLRRLKEEMVDWDNQALFKNRHTKTTGYDLTPEEKILYDEVTSYVRSKRKEAKAKKNRNVELTLMVMQRRLASSLYAITRTLDNRLRALNEVLAILRDPSRSAAEKKRLFRETPDPSDPRDITEYEDLTEEERERVDQRIFRQVLTDDPNKVEEERDEVERLFRLADSLKHHKEAKFVELLTVLDSSDVIRAEDEKLLIFTEHRDTLNSLAKRLEGKGYTVATIHGGMDVDTRKQAQRTFRTRAKIMVATDAAGEGINLQFCRYLINWDIPWNPNRLEQRMGRIHRYGQADDVWVYNLVASNTREGSVLQKILSKLDIMREQMGSDRVYDVIDEWLEDVPLVRLIESAIDADDESASSRDTDVALAAASRERAEQLMAIQKKISLASRLDLRSARELRDASDERRLQPLFIQRFFERAWTASGGTVRKDDYCPVWHIGSTPTALLELARKQRQALSEN from the coding sequence CGGCGCCGAAGCAGAACGTATCCGCATCGCTCACCAGTTTGACCCGCTCTTCGCCGTTAACTCCAGCATCGTTGACCCACTCCCACATCAAGTGGAGGCGGTCTATCGGTACCTCCTCCCCTTGCCGAGAATCCGTTTCCTGCTGGCCGACGACACGGGGGCGGGCAAGACGATCATGACTGGGCTCCTGATCAAGGAGTTGCTATTCCGGGGAGTGCTTCAGAAGGTCCTGATCATTGTTCCAGGCGGCCTGACGAAGCAGTGGAAGGAAGAGGAGCTCCAAGAGAAGTTCGGGCTTTACGCACGGCTCGTCAACCGCGCGTCCTTCGAAGCAGAACCGGGCCAGTTCTCCCGGTATGAAGACGGCATCTTCGTCACGTCCATCGATTTCCTGGCCCGTAATGAAGGCTGTCTCAAGGCCGCCTCTGAAACCCAGTGGGACCTCGTGGTGGTCGACGAGGCCCATAAGCTCTCGGCCTACGAGTACGGCACAAAGTTGGAAGAGAGCGAGCGGTACAAGGCGGTGAAGGCGCTCACTCACAAGACCGACCACCTCCTGTTCCTCACGGCGACTCCGCACCGCGGAAGAAAGGACACGTTCCGCCGGCTACTCCTACTTCTCGATGAGGACCTCTTCCAGAAGGACGAGCATGTTGCCGACCGGGTTCGCGAGCAGGCGGCACCGTACGGCGCATCCGGCGAAGCGGACTTCGACACCGAGCGCCCGATCAGCAAGGCGCGGAATCGATTCTTCCTTCGCCGCCTGAAAGAGGAGATGGTTGATTGGGACAACCAAGCGCTCTTCAAGAATCGCCATACGAAGACGACCGGCTACGACTTGACGCCGGAGGAAAAGATCCTCTATGACGAGGTGACAAGCTACGTTCGCTCAAAGCGCAAGGAGGCCAAGGCGAAGAAGAACCGGAACGTCGAGTTGACCCTCATGGTCATGCAGCGCCGTCTGGCCAGCAGCCTCTACGCCATCACGCGGACCCTTGACAATCGACTCCGGGCCCTGAATGAGGTCCTCGCCATACTCAGAGATCCCAGCCGTTCAGCGGCAGAGAAGAAACGGTTGTTCCGGGAGACTCCAGACCCAAGCGATCCGCGGGACATCACGGAATACGAGGACCTCACCGAAGAGGAACGCGAGCGGGTCGACCAGCGGATCTTCCGCCAGGTCCTGACGGACGATCCGAACAAGGTCGAAGAAGAACGCGACGAAGTCGAACGGCTCTTCCGACTGGCCGACAGCCTGAAGCACCACAAAGAGGCGAAGTTTGTCGAGCTTCTCACCGTCTTGGATTCCTCCGATGTGATCCGAGCGGAGGATGAAAAGCTCCTGATCTTTACCGAACACCGCGACACGCTCAACAGCCTTGCCAAGCGCCTCGAGGGAAAGGGGTACACGGTCGCTACGATCCATGGCGGCATGGACGTGGATACGCGCAAACAGGCCCAGCGCACGTTTCGCACGCGGGCCAAGATCATGGTCGCCACCGACGCGGCGGGTGAAGGCATTAACCTTCAGTTCTGTCGCTACCTCATCAATTGGGACATCCCGTGGAATCCCAACAGACTTGAACAGCGGATGGGGCGCATCCACCGGTATGGCCAGGCCGATGACGTGTGGGTCTACAACCTGGTTGCCAGCAATACTCGGGAGGGATCGGTCCTCCAGAAGATCCTCTCGAAACTGGACATCATGCGCGAACAGATGGGGTCTGACCGGGTCTACGACGTGATCGACGAATGGCTGGAGGATGTGCCGCTGGTACGACTGATTGAAAGTGCCATTGATGCGGACGATGAATCAGCGAGTTCCAGAGACACCGACGTTGCCCTGGCGGCGGCATCACGCGAGAGGGCCGAGCAGCTCATGGCTATCCAGAAGAAGATCTCGCTTGCCTCGCGCCTCGATTTGAGATCCGCCCGCGAGCTGCGCGACGCATCGGACGAGCGCCGACTTCAGCCATTGTTTATCCAGCGGTTCTTCGAACGCGCTTGGACGGCAAGTGGGGGCACCGTCCGTAAGGACGATTACTGTCCAGTCTGGCACATCGGCTCTACGCCAACAGCCCTGCTCGAACTCGCCAGGAAGCAGCGACAGGCTCTATCCGAGAACTAG
- a CDS encoding putative DNA binding domain-containing protein, which produces MIEGFLARDEGKTLEFKENCRPLQGIVRTAVAFANTAGGTIVIGVKDKTKEVIGIADPLLNEERLANAFADGIRPLLVPDIQIHAWRKRQLLVVTVPHAVGPFYVRSEGSEAGVYIRLGSTNRPAGPELLAELQRLARNTFFDEQPCSETNSDDIDVRVASEFFAAVSRPLSPAKQRSLGLLVGQGTRAVPSIGAVLLFGKTRGRLFPSATIRCARFLGKDTAKFLDQTEIDEYLPKSVDSAVAFIERHTRQGIEIGRVRRRDVPEYPVEAVREAIINAIVHADYSIGGAGTKIAIFDDRIEITNPGLLPFGLTLEAALAGVSRLRNRVIGRTFRELGLIEQWGSGLGRITAACANAGQPAPRFEELGTNFRVTLFGERVKAPAQPEWQSALLTYLAKEGRTTTRDAATLWEISTRNARGRLLALVKSGLLVEVGRGPTDPYRVYVLKETHDG; this is translated from the coding sequence ATGATCGAAGGATTCCTGGCCCGTGATGAGGGTAAGACGCTGGAGTTCAAGGAGAACTGCCGCCCGCTTCAGGGTATCGTGCGGACTGCCGTCGCCTTTGCCAACACTGCGGGTGGTACTATTGTCATCGGCGTGAAGGACAAAACGAAAGAGGTGATCGGCATCGCTGATCCTCTGCTGAACGAGGAGCGGCTGGCCAATGCTTTTGCTGATGGCATCCGCCCGCTGCTGGTTCCCGACATCCAAATCCACGCCTGGCGAAAGCGGCAACTGCTTGTTGTGACGGTGCCGCATGCTGTAGGACCGTTTTACGTCCGCTCCGAAGGGTCTGAAGCCGGTGTCTATATCCGGCTCGGATCGACCAACCGCCCGGCGGGACCGGAATTGCTCGCAGAACTCCAACGCCTGGCCCGAAACACGTTCTTTGACGAGCAGCCCTGCTCGGAAACGAACTCGGATGATATTGACGTCCGAGTAGCGTCCGAGTTCTTCGCAGCCGTCTCTAGACCGCTAAGCCCGGCAAAACAGCGGTCCCTGGGGCTGCTGGTGGGACAAGGTACGCGAGCAGTGCCGAGCATCGGAGCCGTACTCCTCTTCGGCAAGACGCGGGGGCGCCTGTTCCCCTCGGCTACGATACGTTGCGCGCGATTCCTCGGGAAGGACACAGCCAAGTTCCTGGATCAAACCGAGATTGATGAGTATCTGCCGAAGTCCGTGGACAGCGCGGTAGCGTTCATCGAGCGCCACACGCGGCAGGGCATCGAGATTGGGCGCGTTCGACGGCGCGACGTGCCGGAGTACCCGGTCGAGGCGGTGCGCGAGGCGATCATCAATGCTATCGTCCACGCCGACTACAGCATTGGCGGGGCCGGTACGAAGATCGCCATCTTCGACGACCGGATCGAGATCACGAACCCTGGCTTGCTCCCGTTTGGACTGACGCTGGAGGCCGCTCTGGCAGGTGTCTCACGCCTCCGCAACCGCGTGATTGGCCGAACGTTCCGCGAACTGGGACTCATCGAGCAGTGGGGCTCAGGTCTCGGCCGGATCACGGCCGCCTGCGCAAACGCCGGCCAGCCTGCCCCGCGATTCGAGGAACTGGGCACCAACTTCAGGGTGACACTGTTCGGGGAGCGCGTGAAGGCTCCAGCGCAGCCGGAGTGGCAATCCGCGCTGCTGACGTATCTGGCCAAGGAAGGCCGTACCACGACGCGGGACGCTGCAACACTGTGGGAGATATCGACGCGTAACGCCCGCGGCCGATTACTCGCCTTGGTGAAGAGCGGGCTGCTCGTCGAAGTCGGGCGCGGGCCTACGGATCCCTATCGCGTGTACGTCCTGAAGGAAACGCACGATGGCTGA